A window of Sphingobium herbicidovorans contains these coding sequences:
- a CDS encoding glutathione S-transferase family protein yields the protein MILYYHPLSSYCWKALIALYENDVPFERAMMEEPGVAEAWLALWPLGKFPVLRDEARDRTLAETSVIIEYLDQHCPGPFRAIPADPDDAIEVRLMDRLFDNYVMAPMQAIVADRLRPEDVRDPYGVGEARLMLGKAYTLLEERMKGRHWAAGDMFSLADCAAAPALFYADRVEPMRGGFPTLAAYLDRLEARPSFARVLEEKEPWWHMFPFAAG from the coding sequence ATGATTCTCTATTACCATCCGCTGTCATCCTATTGCTGGAAGGCGCTGATCGCCCTGTATGAGAATGACGTCCCCTTCGAGCGTGCGATGATGGAGGAACCTGGGGTCGCCGAAGCCTGGCTGGCGCTATGGCCGCTCGGCAAATTTCCGGTGCTGCGGGATGAAGCGCGCGACCGGACGCTCGCCGAAACCAGCGTCATCATCGAATATCTGGACCAGCATTGCCCCGGTCCCTTCCGCGCGATTCCCGCCGACCCGGACGACGCGATCGAAGTGCGGCTGATGGACCGGCTGTTCGACAATTATGTCATGGCGCCGATGCAGGCGATCGTCGCCGACAGGCTGAGGCCGGAAGATGTGCGCGACCCCTATGGCGTGGGTGAGGCGCGGCTGATGCTGGGCAAGGCCTACACCCTGCTGGAGGAGCGGATGAAAGGAAGGCACTGGGCAGCGGGGGATATGTTCAGCCTGGCCGACTGCGCGGCTGCCCCTGCCCTTTTCTATGCGGACAGGGTGGAACCGATGCGTGGCGGCTTTCCGACGCTCGCCGCCTATCTTGACCGGCTGGAGGCGCGGCCCAGCTTTGCGCGCGTGCTGGAAGAGAAGGAACCCTGGTGGCACATGTTCCCCTTTGCCGCCGGATAG
- a CDS encoding ribonucleoside-diphosphate reductase subunit alpha — MDFRDSEQTGASDVATVIDEVIETVAEKKTAAPAKEAPRSSSSIQARRFDVVTDESRDALLTEFGKDTLKDRYLLPGENYQDLFARVAAAYADDQGHAQRVYDYISRLWFMPATPVLSNGGTGRGLPISCYLNSVDDSLEGIVNTWNENVWLASRGGGIGTYWGSVRGIGEPVGLNGKTSGIIPFVRVMDSLTLAISQGSLRRGSAACYLDISHPEIEEFLEIRKPSGDFNRKALNLHHGVLLTDEFMRAVHNGDEFQLKSPKDGSVRGKVDARSLFQKLVETRLATGEPYIVFSDTVNNTMPKHHRDLGLKVSTSNLCSEITLPTGRDHLGKDRTAVCCLSSLNLETWDEWNKDPVFVEDVMRFLDNVLQDYIDRAPDEMARAKYSAERERSVGLGVMGFHSFLQARGLPFEGAMAKSWNLRIFKHINEKVNEASMQLAVERGPCPDAADMGVMERFSCKMAIAPTASISIICGGTSACIEPIPANIYTHKTLSGSFVVKNPYLEKILRDKSKDSTNVWNTILERGGSVQHLDFLSQEEKDTFKTSFEIDQRWLLELAADRTPYIDQAQSLNLFIPADVEKWDLLMLHYRAWELGIKSLYYLRSKSVQRAGFAGGVEADNTIDAPKFELAGGSTDYDECLACQ; from the coding sequence ATGGATTTTCGTGACAGCGAACAGACAGGTGCAAGCGACGTGGCGACGGTGATCGACGAAGTGATTGAAACGGTAGCGGAAAAGAAGACGGCTGCGCCCGCCAAGGAGGCGCCGCGTTCCTCTTCCTCCATCCAGGCGCGCCGGTTCGACGTCGTGACGGATGAAAGCCGCGACGCGTTGCTGACCGAATTCGGCAAGGATACGCTCAAGGACCGCTATCTGCTGCCCGGCGAGAATTACCAGGACCTGTTCGCTCGCGTGGCGGCCGCCTATGCCGACGACCAGGGTCATGCCCAGCGCGTCTATGACTATATATCGCGCCTCTGGTTCATGCCCGCAACGCCCGTGCTGTCGAACGGCGGCACCGGGCGCGGCCTGCCTATCAGCTGCTATCTGAACAGCGTGGACGACAGCCTGGAAGGCATCGTCAACACCTGGAACGAGAATGTCTGGCTCGCCTCGCGCGGCGGCGGCATCGGCACCTATTGGGGCAGCGTGCGCGGCATTGGCGAGCCGGTGGGCCTCAACGGCAAGACCAGCGGCATCATCCCCTTCGTCCGCGTGATGGACAGCCTGACGCTGGCGATCAGTCAGGGCAGCCTGCGCCGCGGTTCGGCCGCCTGCTATCTCGACATCTCCCATCCGGAGATCGAGGAGTTTCTGGAAATCCGCAAGCCCAGCGGCGACTTCAACCGCAAGGCGCTGAACCTGCACCATGGCGTGCTGTTGACCGATGAGTTCATGCGGGCGGTGCACAATGGCGACGAATTTCAGCTGAAATCGCCCAAGGACGGTTCGGTCCGGGGCAAGGTCGACGCGCGCAGCCTGTTCCAGAAGCTGGTGGAAACCCGCCTGGCGACCGGCGAGCCCTATATCGTCTTTTCCGACACCGTGAACAACACGATGCCCAAGCATCACCGTGACCTGGGCCTCAAGGTGTCGACATCCAACCTTTGTTCCGAAATCACTTTGCCGACGGGTCGCGACCATCTCGGCAAGGACCGGACGGCGGTCTGCTGCCTTTCGTCCCTGAATCTGGAAACCTGGGACGAATGGAACAAGGACCCCGTCTTTGTCGAGGACGTCATGCGCTTCCTCGACAATGTGCTGCAGGACTATATCGACCGAGCGCCGGACGAAATGGCGCGGGCCAAATATAGTGCTGAGCGCGAACGGTCAGTGGGCCTGGGGGTGATGGGGTTCCACTCCTTCCTCCAGGCCCGGGGCCTTCCGTTCGAAGGGGCCATGGCCAAGAGCTGGAACCTGCGCATCTTCAAGCATATCAACGAGAAGGTGAACGAAGCCTCCATGCAGCTCGCGGTCGAGCGGGGCCCGTGCCCCGACGCTGCCGACATGGGCGTCATGGAACGGTTCAGCTGCAAGATGGCGATTGCGCCCACCGCGTCGATCAGCATCATCTGCGGCGGCACTTCGGCCTGCATCGAGCCGATCCCGGCCAATATCTACACCCACAAGACGCTGTCCGGCAGCTTCGTGGTGAAGAACCCCTATCTGGAAAAGATCCTGCGCGACAAGTCGAAGGATTCGACCAATGTGTGGAACACGATCCTGGAACGCGGCGGTTCGGTCCAGCATCTCGACTTCCTGAGCCAGGAAGAAAAGGACACGTTCAAGACCAGCTTCGAAATCGACCAGCGCTGGCTGCTCGAACTGGCCGCCGACCGCACGCCTTACATCGACCAGGCGCAGTCGCTGAACCTGTTCATCCCGGCGGACGTCGAAAAATGGGACCTGCTGATGCTCCACTATCGCGCGTGGGAGCTGGGCATCAAGTCGCTCTATTATCTGCGGTCGAAGTCGGTGCAGCGCGCCGGTTTCGCGGGCGGCGTGGAAGCCGACAATACGATCGATGCGCCAAAGTTCGAACTGGCCGGCGGGAGCACCGACTATGACGAATGCCTCGCCTGCCAATGA
- a CDS encoding DUF2171 domain-containing protein — translation MVDLGSIKEHADIIGADGVHVGTVDHVEGKRIKLIKADSGEGSHAGHHHYISEGLIAGVDEDGTVRLSATGANAVLFEEEEDER, via the coding sequence ATGGTTGATCTGGGCAGCATCAAGGAACATGCCGATATTATCGGCGCCGATGGCGTGCATGTGGGCACTGTCGATCATGTCGAAGGAAAGCGTATCAAGCTGATCAAGGCGGACAGCGGCGAAGGCAGTCATGCGGGACATCATCATTATATCAGCGAAGGATTGATCGCCGGGGTTGACGAGGATGGCACCGTAAGGCTGTCGGCTACGGGCGCCAACGCTGTCCTTTTCGAAGAAGAAGAGGACGAACGCTGA
- a CDS encoding ribonucleotide-diphosphate reductase subunit beta — protein sequence MPLLQASKVYKPFEYPWAYEYWKRQQQLHWLPEEVPLGEDCRDWAQKLSDHERNLLTQIFRFFTQADVEVQDCYHEKYGRVFKPTEVKMMLTAFSNMETVHIAAYSHLLDTIGMPESEYSAFLQYKEMRDKHDYLQQFGVDTDEDIARTLAMFGGFTEGLQLFASFAMLMNFPRFNKMKGMGQIVTWSVRDETLHCEGIIKLFHAFCAERGCLTPAVKDDIMDMCQKTVRIEDAFVDLVFEMGPVPGMTPKDIKKYVRYIADWRLGQLGLKPIYMIDDHPLPWLAPLLNGVEHANFFETRATEYSKGATRGQWNEVWDAFDRRKKLKSGDAANADEVADPDMFKAAGIAAE from the coding sequence ATGCCCCTTCTGCAAGCCAGCAAGGTCTACAAGCCTTTCGAATATCCCTGGGCCTATGAATATTGGAAGCGCCAGCAGCAGCTCCACTGGCTGCCCGAAGAAGTGCCGCTGGGCGAGGATTGCCGCGATTGGGCGCAGAAGCTGTCGGACCATGAACGCAACCTGCTGACGCAGATCTTCCGCTTCTTCACCCAGGCGGACGTGGAAGTGCAGGATTGCTATCACGAAAAATATGGCCGCGTGTTCAAGCCGACCGAAGTGAAGATGATGCTGACCGCGTTCAGCAACATGGAAACGGTCCATATCGCCGCCTACAGCCATCTGCTCGACACCATCGGCATGCCCGAAAGCGAATATAGCGCGTTCCTCCAGTATAAGGAGATGCGCGACAAGCATGATTATCTGCAGCAGTTCGGCGTCGATACCGATGAGGATATCGCCCGCACGCTCGCCATGTTCGGGGGCTTTACCGAAGGCTTGCAGCTGTTCGCGTCGTTCGCGATGCTGATGAACTTCCCGCGCTTCAACAAGATGAAGGGCATGGGCCAGATCGTCACCTGGTCGGTCCGCGACGAGACGCTGCACTGCGAAGGCATCATCAAGCTGTTCCACGCTTTCTGCGCCGAACGCGGATGCCTGACCCCGGCGGTCAAGGACGACATCATGGACATGTGCCAGAAAACGGTGCGGATCGAGGATGCGTTCGTCGATCTCGTCTTCGAAATGGGCCCGGTGCCCGGCATGACGCCCAAGGACATCAAGAAATATGTCCGCTACATCGCCGACTGGCGGCTGGGGCAGCTGGGCCTGAAACCCATCTACATGATCGACGACCACCCGCTCCCCTGGCTCGCCCCGCTGCTGAACGGCGTGGAGCACGCCAACTTCTTCGAAACCCGCGCGACCGAATATTCAAAGGGCGCAACGCGCGGCCAGTGGAACGAAGTGTGGGACGCGTTCGACCGTCGCAAGAAGCTGAAAAGCGGCGACGCGGCGAATGCGGATGAAGTGGCGGACCCGGATATGTTCAAGGCTGCGGGGATCGCGGCTGAGTAG
- a CDS encoding DUF4917 family protein has product MALSVISFDEALQKTEGRKRHLLLGNGFSIALFPNKFRYGSLLDRAKEDGVFNEYPELVEAFEILSTTDFEVVLEALVRMTRLIHLYVDDINPRSKLVQHVERLKEALITAVAGSHPARLSEIQSQQFDMCRKFLLNFAGAGLEKPGCIYTLNYDLLLYWAVLHEPQPEWKGLSLVQPPKELLLKHDDGFRSPDDYPDAPYVTWDVDGGSNKQNIHFIHGGLHIFDGGFELQKYCWERSGGVPLMDQIKDALDADIYPVFVSEGNCESKLQKILHNGYLTRSFKSLAGVCNSPTSSLFIYGHSLASNDDHILRLIEDGQIREVYISIYGNIDDEFNKYMVERATLLNARRDRFPLNVYLYDAQSAKVWG; this is encoded by the coding sequence ATGGCGCTAAGTGTAATTTCCTTCGACGAGGCATTGCAGAAAACAGAAGGTAGGAAGCGGCATCTTCTTTTGGGGAATGGCTTCAGTATCGCGCTATTTCCAAATAAGTTTCGTTATGGGAGCCTGCTTGATCGCGCTAAGGAGGACGGGGTATTCAATGAGTACCCTGAACTTGTAGAGGCGTTCGAGATTCTTTCGACAACAGACTTCGAAGTGGTGCTCGAAGCGCTTGTGAGAATGACCCGCCTGATCCATTTGTATGTTGATGACATCAATCCTAGATCAAAGCTAGTTCAGCACGTCGAGCGCTTAAAAGAGGCGCTGATTACCGCTGTCGCAGGCAGCCATCCGGCGAGGTTGTCAGAAATACAGTCCCAGCAATTTGATATGTGCCGGAAATTTTTGCTTAATTTCGCTGGCGCTGGCTTGGAAAAGCCGGGATGTATTTACACGCTGAATTATGATCTATTGCTCTATTGGGCTGTGCTGCACGAGCCACAGCCTGAATGGAAGGGGCTCAGTCTAGTACAGCCTCCCAAGGAGTTGCTGCTCAAGCACGACGATGGATTTCGATCACCTGACGACTACCCTGATGCGCCTTACGTAACTTGGGATGTCGATGGTGGCTCTAATAAGCAGAACATCCACTTTATCCATGGTGGCCTGCACATATTTGATGGGGGCTTCGAGCTTCAAAAATATTGCTGGGAACGGTCAGGCGGTGTGCCGCTGATGGACCAAATCAAGGACGCATTGGATGCGGATATATACCCTGTCTTCGTTTCTGAAGGAAACTGCGAATCTAAACTGCAAAAGATTTTGCACAATGGGTACTTGACTAGATCGTTCAAAAGCTTGGCTGGGGTTTGTAATTCTCCAACAAGTTCACTTTTTATTTATGGACATTCTCTGGCGAGCAATGATGATCACATTTTGCGGCTCATTGAAGATGGGCAGATTCGTGAAGTGTATATTAGCATATATGGAAATATCGATGATGAATTTAATAAATATATGGTTGAGCGTGCTACACTATTAAACGCGAGGCGTGACAGATTTCCACTAAATGTTTATTTGTATGATGCTCAAAGCGCGAAAGTTTGGGGATGA
- a CDS encoding glycine zipper 2TM domain-containing protein: protein MTFSIKRTIAAFSLGAMTLTGLAATPAFAQPREWRGDAREYRKDVREARRERDKDRREARREYRKDVREARRDFRKDRRDDRRDGWRRPGRVVYGYDWNRPDRRYGSRYRPDRYYRGGYEPIRVTRSTRIYRGYDDRYYCRRSDGTTGLIVGAALGGLLGSQLDRGYSNTAGILIGGGAGALLGREIDRGSLNCR from the coding sequence ATGACATTCTCGATCAAGCGGACCATTGCCGCTTTTTCCCTTGGCGCGATGACGCTGACGGGTTTGGCGGCGACGCCGGCTTTCGCCCAGCCCCGTGAATGGCGCGGGGACGCACGTGAATATCGCAAGGATGTGCGGGAAGCGCGGCGCGAGCGTGACAAGGATCGCCGCGAAGCCCGGCGCGAATATCGCAAGGACGTGCGGGAAGCGCGTCGCGATTTCAGGAAGGATCGCCGCGATGACCGTCGCGATGGATGGCGTCGTCCGGGCAGGGTCGTCTATGGCTATGACTGGAACCGCCCGGATCGCCGCTATGGCTCGCGCTATCGGCCCGACCGCTATTATCGCGGCGGCTATGAGCCGATCCGCGTGACCCGGTCTACCCGCATCTATCGCGGCTATGACGACCGCTATTATTGCCGCCGCTCGGACGGGACGACTGGCCTGATCGTCGGCGCGGCGCTTGGCGGGCTGCTCGGTAGCCAGCTCGACCGCGGCTATTCCAACACGGCTGGCATCCTGATCGGTGGCGGCGCGGGCGCGCTGCTGGGCCGTGAGATCGACCGTGGCAGCCTGAACTGCCGCTAA
- a CDS encoding RidA family protein — translation MTRKLISSGSPFEAQVGYSRAVVQGDWCFVAGTTGTDPETKAMPESVVDQGVNALKVIGKALEDAGFSFADVVRVTYYITDPAYWDELGKATAPVFGDIRPAASCIITGLIKPEMKIEIEVTAFKG, via the coding sequence ATGACCCGCAAACTCATTTCCTCGGGTTCGCCTTTCGAGGCGCAGGTCGGCTATTCGCGCGCCGTGGTCCAGGGCGACTGGTGCTTCGTCGCGGGAACGACGGGCACGGACCCGGAAACCAAGGCGATGCCCGAAAGCGTCGTGGATCAGGGCGTCAACGCGCTGAAGGTCATCGGCAAGGCGCTGGAGGATGCGGGCTTTTCCTTCGCGGATGTCGTGCGCGTGACCTATTATATCACCGACCCGGCCTATTGGGACGAACTGGGCAAGGCGACCGCGCCGGTGTTCGGCGACATACGCCCGGCGGCCAGCTGCATCATCACCGGCCTTATCAAGCCGGAGATGAAGATCGAGATCGAAGTCACCGCTTTCAAAGGCTGA
- a CDS encoding ArsC family reductase, whose product MITMYGIKNCDTIKKARNFLDNERVAYNFHDYKVSGVDKAKLEDWVMEHGWETILNRSGTTFKALDAGDKAHIDAEKAILLMTANPSMIKRPILDVGGQAIVGFKATTYETALAKAKTKA is encoded by the coding sequence ATGATTACCATGTACGGCATCAAAAATTGCGACACCATCAAGAAGGCGCGCAATTTCCTGGATAATGAGCGCGTCGCCTACAACTTCCACGACTATAAGGTGTCGGGGGTGGACAAGGCGAAGCTGGAGGATTGGGTGATGGAACATGGTTGGGAAACCATCCTCAACCGATCCGGCACGACCTTCAAGGCGCTGGACGCAGGCGACAAGGCGCATATCGACGCCGAAAAGGCGATCCTGCTGATGACGGCCAACCCATCGATGATCAAGCGGCCGATCCTGGACGTGGGCGGCCAGGCCATCGTGGGTTTCAAGGCAACGACCTATGAAACGGCGCTGGCGAAGGCAAAGACAAAGGCCTGA
- a CDS encoding RrF2 family transcriptional regulator → MLSQKTRYAIRALQHLADRYRQGPVPLNEIATRQNIPAKFLTVILSEMAREGLVATQRGRDGGYWLALAPVDISYGDIVRLTRGSLALTPCASRFAHETCTNCLPESECRLHRVMLRVRDETAKVLDSISLAEPLAMEEAG, encoded by the coding sequence ATGCTTTCGCAGAAGACCCGTTACGCCATCCGCGCGCTTCAGCATCTTGCCGATCGCTACCGCCAGGGCCCCGTGCCACTGAACGAAATCGCGACGCGGCAGAATATCCCGGCCAAGTTCCTGACGGTCATCCTGTCGGAAATGGCGCGCGAAGGATTGGTGGCGACGCAGCGGGGGCGCGACGGCGGCTATTGGCTGGCGCTGGCGCCGGTCGACATCAGCTATGGCGACATCGTCCGGCTGACGCGCGGGTCGCTGGCCCTGACGCCATGCGCCAGCCGATTCGCGCATGAAACCTGCACCAACTGTTTGCCCGAATCGGAATGCAGGCTGCACCGCGTAATGCTGAGGGTGCGCGACGAAACGGCCAAGGTGCTGGACAGCATCAGCCTGGCCGAACCGCTTGCGATGGAGGAAGCGGGCTAG
- a CDS encoding MBL fold metallo-hydrolase, protein MTTPPLKAALIPVTPLQQNCTLLWCTATNRGAFVDPGGDLPRLKAAAQQHGVTIEKILVTHGHIDHCGEAGVLARELGVPIEGPHEADRFWISRLEEDGRKYGIRGQLFEPDRWLTDGDKVHVGDLELDVYHCPGHTPGHVVFHHAPSKLAIVGDVLFQGSIGRTDFPMGNHQHLIDAITGKLWPLGGDTAFVPGHGPMSNFAHERRSNPFVGDAVLG, encoded by the coding sequence ATGACCACGCCTCCACTCAAAGCCGCGCTGATTCCCGTTACGCCGTTGCAGCAGAACTGCACCTTATTGTGGTGTACCGCGACCAACCGGGGCGCATTCGTCGATCCCGGCGGCGACCTGCCCCGGCTCAAGGCAGCGGCGCAGCAGCATGGCGTCACCATCGAAAAGATCCTGGTGACCCACGGCCATATCGACCATTGCGGCGAGGCGGGCGTGCTGGCCAGGGAGTTGGGCGTACCGATCGAAGGGCCGCATGAAGCGGATCGATTCTGGATCAGCCGGCTGGAGGAGGATGGCCGCAAATACGGCATCCGGGGCCAGCTGTTTGAACCCGACCGTTGGCTGACCGACGGCGACAAGGTCCATGTGGGCGACCTGGAACTGGACGTCTATCATTGTCCGGGCCACACGCCGGGCCATGTCGTCTTTCACCATGCTCCCAGCAAGCTCGCGATCGTGGGCGATGTGCTGTTCCAGGGTTCAATCGGCCGGACCGACTTTCCCATGGGGAATCACCAGCATTTGATCGACGCGATCACCGGCAAGCTGTGGCCGCTGGGTGGCGATACGGCCTTCGTGCCCGGACATGGGCCGATGAGCAATTTCGCGCATGAGCGCCGCTCCAACCCTTTCGTTGGCGACGCGGTGCTGGGCTGA
- the rpmF gene encoding 50S ribosomal protein L32: MAVPKRKTSPSRRGMRRSHDALRVEAFQECSNCGELKRPHNLCDACGHYNGREVVAVGA, from the coding sequence ATGGCTGTCCCCAAGAGGAAAACTTCCCCGTCCCGCCGCGGTATGCGCCGCAGCCACGATGCGCTGCGCGTCGAAGCATTCCAGGAATGTTCCAACTGCGGTGAACTGAAGCGTCCGCACAATCTGTGCGACGCTTGTGGCCACTATAATGGCCGCGAAGTCGTTGCCGTCGGGGCCTGA
- the plsX gene encoding phosphate acyltransferase PlsX, with translation MGGDEGVRVMMAGVALARHRHEGLRFTLFGDETRIKAALDHHPNLRAASEVVHASDVVAAGDKPSVAIRKKASSMSMAIAAVKAGEAGAAVSSGNTGALMAMAKLALRTMPGVDRPALAALLPTLGANDVVMLDLGANTECDARNLVQFAVMGAAYARIAFDLERPRVRLMNIGTEDMKGTEEIRDAAAMLRAATNLPLSFDGFTEGDKIGRGEADVIVSDGFSGNVALKTAEGTARFVTDLLRTAFTSSIRSKIGFLISKPAMHLLKHHLDPNNHNGAVFLGLNGVVVKSHGSANDKGVANAVHVAARLLEEDITRRIAADMAGVSALSAVASKQELAAK, from the coding sequence ATGGGCGGGGATGAAGGCGTGCGCGTGATGATGGCGGGCGTGGCGCTCGCCCGTCACCGTCATGAAGGGCTGCGCTTCACCCTTTTTGGAGACGAGACGCGGATCAAGGCCGCGCTCGATCATCATCCGAATCTGCGCGCCGCTTCCGAAGTGGTGCATGCCAGCGATGTTGTGGCCGCCGGGGACAAGCCAAGCGTCGCCATCCGCAAGAAGGCCAGCTCCATGAGCATGGCCATCGCGGCGGTGAAGGCGGGCGAGGCTGGCGCTGCCGTTTCGTCCGGCAACACCGGCGCCTTGATGGCGATGGCGAAGCTCGCGCTGCGCACCATGCCCGGCGTCGATCGCCCGGCGCTGGCTGCGCTGCTGCCGACGCTTGGCGCGAATGACGTGGTCATGCTGGACCTTGGCGCGAACACGGAATGTGACGCCCGCAATCTGGTGCAGTTCGCGGTCATGGGCGCTGCCTATGCCCGGATCGCGTTCGATCTGGAACGCCCTCGCGTACGGTTGATGAACATCGGCACCGAAGACATGAAGGGCACGGAGGAAATCCGTGACGCTGCCGCCATGTTGCGCGCTGCGACCAACCTGCCGCTGTCCTTTGATGGTTTCACCGAAGGCGACAAGATCGGGCGGGGCGAGGCCGACGTCATCGTCAGTGATGGTTTTTCCGGCAATGTCGCGCTCAAGACCGCGGAAGGTACGGCGCGCTTCGTCACCGATCTGCTGCGCACGGCCTTTACCAGTTCGATCCGGTCGAAGATCGGCTTCCTGATTTCCAAGCCGGCGATGCACCTGCTGAAGCATCATCTGGACCCCAACAATCATAATGGCGCAGTGTTTCTGGGCTTGAATGGTGTGGTGGTTAAGAGCCATGGCAGTGCGAACGACAAGGGTGTGGCCAATGCCGTGCATGTCGCCGCGCGCCTGCTGGAAGAGGATATTACCCGGCGCATCGCTGCCGACATGGCGGGCGTGAGTGCGCTGTCGGCCGTCGCGTCCAAACAGGAGCTTGCCGCCAAGTGA
- a CDS encoding beta-ketoacyl-ACP synthase III, translating into MIRRSILLGTGSALPVRAVSNAELAQTVDTSDEWIVERTGIRNRHIAGDGETTATLATDAARAALDAAGLTAQDIDLIILATATPDQTFPASATLVQAALGIDDCVAFDVAAVCSGFLYAVTVADSMIRSGAANRALVIGSETFSRILDWEDRTTCVLFGDGAGAIVLGGEESADGARGILAAKLHADGRHNQLLYVDGGPSTTQTVGKLRMKGQEVFRHAVVNLAGVLTEVMAMADLSTADIDWLIPHQANARILDATARKLKLSPDRVVMTVDRHANTSAASVPLALDVAIRDGRVQAGDLLVLEAMGGGFTWGACVLRV; encoded by the coding sequence GTGATCCGCAGATCGATTCTTCTGGGCACCGGGTCCGCGCTTCCGGTCCGTGCGGTCAGCAACGCTGAACTGGCGCAGACCGTCGATACCAGCGACGAGTGGATCGTCGAGCGCACTGGCATCCGCAACCGGCACATCGCTGGTGACGGTGAAACGACGGCCACCCTGGCGACCGATGCGGCCAGGGCGGCGCTGGACGCTGCGGGCCTGACCGCGCAGGACATCGACCTCATCATCCTGGCGACCGCTACGCCCGACCAGACTTTTCCGGCCAGCGCCACCCTGGTTCAGGCGGCGCTGGGCATCGACGATTGTGTCGCATTCGACGTCGCCGCCGTCTGCTCAGGGTTCCTTTATGCGGTCACCGTCGCGGACAGCATGATCCGTTCGGGCGCGGCAAATCGCGCGCTGGTGATCGGATCGGAGACGTTCAGCCGCATTCTTGATTGGGAAGATCGTACGACCTGCGTGTTGTTCGGCGACGGCGCCGGGGCGATCGTGCTGGGCGGTGAGGAAAGTGCGGACGGCGCGCGAGGCATATTGGCGGCCAAGCTGCACGCCGACGGACGGCATAACCAGCTGCTCTACGTCGATGGCGGCCCCTCAACGACCCAGACCGTCGGCAAGCTGCGCATGAAGGGGCAGGAGGTGTTCCGCCATGCGGTCGTGAACCTTGCCGGAGTCCTGACCGAAGTCATGGCAATGGCCGACCTCAGCACGGCCGATATCGACTGGCTGATCCCGCACCAGGCCAATGCGCGCATCCTGGACGCGACGGCCCGCAAGCTGAAGCTTTCGCCCGATCGCGTGGTCATGACAGTCGATCGTCACGCGAACACTTCCGCCGCATCGGTGCCGTTGGCGCTTGACGTAGCCATTCGCGACGGCCGGGTGCAGGCTGGTGATTTGCTGGTGCTGGAGGCGATGGGCGGGGGCTTTACCTGGGGCGCTTGCGTTCTGCGGGTCTAA
- the ihfA gene encoding integration host factor subunit alpha, giving the protein MTGHATLTRADLAESVNRHIGLSRSEAAALIESILEHMTSALERGENVKISSFGTFVLRDKTQRMGRNPKTGVEVPIEPRRVLTFRASQTMRDRVAAS; this is encoded by the coding sequence ATGACTGGTCATGCTACCCTGACGCGTGCGGATCTCGCGGAAAGCGTAAATCGTCATATTGGCCTCTCACGATCCGAGGCGGCCGCCCTGATCGAATCCATTCTGGAGCATATGACATCTGCTCTGGAACGCGGCGAAAATGTGAAAATCTCGAGCTTTGGTACCTTCGTGCTGCGCGACAAGACACAGCGCATGGGCCGCAATCCCAAGACGGGTGTAGAGGTGCCGATTGAACCGCGCCGGGTTCTGACCTTTCGCGCCAGCCAGACCATGCGGGACCGCGTCGCCGCTTCCTGA
- a CDS encoding MerR family transcriptional regulator, with protein sequence MAKVEGAFLTISELSGELGLPQHILRYWETRFPQLRPLQRSGNRRYYRPADVALVRRINHLLNVEGFTVRGAQKALAENGVAADARSGPDAPTQPSTAATGTSGALLHRLQAIRATLARAIGE encoded by the coding sequence ATGGCAAAGGTAGAGGGCGCATTCCTGACGATAAGCGAACTGTCGGGAGAGCTTGGGCTTCCGCAGCATATCCTGCGCTATTGGGAAACCCGTTTTCCGCAGTTGCGGCCGCTGCAGCGTTCGGGCAACCGCCGCTATTATCGCCCCGCAGATGTGGCGTTGGTGCGGCGGATCAACCATCTGCTGAATGTGGAAGGCTTTACCGTACGCGGTGCGCAAAAGGCGCTGGCCGAGAATGGGGTGGCGGCTGACGCAAGGTCTGGCCCCGATGCTCCCACGCAACCTTCAACAGCGGCAACAGGGACGTCCGGAGCGTTGCTCCATCGCTTGCAGGCCATCCGGGCGACGCTAGCCCGCGCGATCGGTGAATGA